From Defluviimonas aquaemixtae, one genomic window encodes:
- a CDS encoding amidohydrolase family protein yields the protein MIDAHQHFWHPARGDYGWMPVDDPVLTRPYGPDDLAPGLSAAGVARTILVQAAPTVEETEYMLGIADATAHVAGVVGWIDFEKPSQIRTLERLARHPKFKGVRPMIQDIDDDLWMLRDDVQWAYQAIIDLDLTFDCLGFPRHLQHFLTLLTRYPRMRAVLDHCLKPQLRAHSDGAFGEWSDGMTRLARDTGAFCKLSGLVTEAGEDWSIDLLRPYVDHVLTAFGAERVMWGSDWPVCRLRCEYESWHERALTLTAGLDGEARSRVFAGTAQEFYRIPA from the coding sequence ATGATCGACGCACATCAGCATTTCTGGCATCCGGCGCGGGGCGACTACGGCTGGATGCCTGTAGATGATCCGGTTCTCACCCGCCCCTACGGTCCGGATGATCTGGCGCCCGGTCTGTCCGCGGCAGGTGTGGCGCGGACCATACTGGTCCAGGCGGCGCCCACCGTCGAAGAGACCGAGTACATGCTCGGAATCGCGGATGCGACGGCGCATGTCGCCGGTGTGGTCGGCTGGATTGACTTCGAAAAGCCCTCCCAGATCAGAACGCTGGAGCGTCTCGCGCGGCATCCGAAGTTCAAGGGTGTGCGCCCGATGATTCAAGATATCGACGACGACCTCTGGATGCTGCGCGATGATGTGCAATGGGCCTATCAGGCGATCATCGATCTGGATCTGACTTTCGACTGCCTCGGATTCCCGCGGCATCTTCAGCATTTCTTGACGCTGCTAACGCGGTACCCCCGGATGCGTGCGGTGCTGGATCATTGCTTGAAGCCGCAGCTTCGGGCCCATTCTGATGGGGCTTTCGGGGAGTGGTCCGACGGAATGACACGTCTCGCCCGGGACACCGGCGCCTTCTGCAAGCTCTCGGGGTTGGTGACCGAGGCCGGCGAGGATTGGTCCATCGACCTCCTGCGCCCCTATGTCGATCACGTCCTGACCGCGTTCGGGGCCGAGCGCGTGATGTGGGGCTCTGATTGGCCGGTGTGCCGCCTGCGCTGCGAATACGAGAGCTGGCACGAGCGCGCATTGACGCTCACGGCGGGTCTCGACGGCGAAGCGCGATCGCGCGTCTTCGCGGGGACCGCGCAGGAATTCTATCGGATCCCAGCATGA